One window of the Pyxicephalus adspersus chromosome 5, UCB_Pads_2.0, whole genome shotgun sequence genome contains the following:
- the RMC1 gene encoding regulator of MON1-CCZ1 complex produces MEKEEYYLELNDRPVLFEKATNVNSVFFDEANKQVFAVRSGGATGVVVKGPEDRIPISFRMEDKGEVKCIKFSLGNKILAVQRTAKSVDFINLIQDYSQLEYSQECKTKNAKILGFCWTSATEIVFITDQGIEFYQVLAEKRTLKFLKSQSINVNWYMYCPESSVILLSTANLCNVLQPFHFRSGTLSKMAKFEIELPVSSIKPAKISERDIAMATIYGQLYVLFLRHHAKASSSPGAEVVLYHLPREGSCKKTHILKLNRTGKFALNVVDNLVVVHHQDTETSVIFDIRLRGESDGTVVLHQPVLPARSIHPYNIPLTGPAAVAGQLPIPCKLYSSSWIVFQPDIIISASEGYLWYLRIKLQPIVHMLTDKGRLMDFLLQRKDCKAVILSVCSQMLSEKDRASLPVIATVFDKLNCEYKKYLEAEHSYTVAVETSQGRSNALVKRPVRGQAVIDQSDMYTHVLSVFTDLKEAPHKFIIAVLMEYIRSLNQFQIPVQHYLYELVIKTLVQHNLFYMLHQFLQYHVLSDSKPLACLLLSLESVYPPAHQLSLDMLKRLSTANDEIVEVLLSKHQVLAALRFVRSIGGHDSISARKFLDAAKQASDDMLFYTVFRFFEQRNQRLRGNPNFTPGEHCEEHVTFFRQQFGEQAMLKISSA; encoded by the exons ATGGAGAAGGAAGAGTACTACCTGGAGCTAAATGACAGGCCAGTCCTGTTCGAGAAAGCTACAAATGTCAACAGTGTGTTCTTTGATGAGGCCAATAAACAG GTGTTTGCTGTGCGGTCTGGAGGAGCCACAGGGGTTGTGGTCAAAGGCCCAGAGGACAGAATTCCCATTTCTTTCCG aatgGAAGACAAGGGAGAAGTGAAATGTATCAAATTCTCATTGGGAAACAAAATTCTAGCCGTGCAAAGAACAGCTAAATCTGTG gattttatcaACCTAATTCAAGATTATTCTCAGCTGGAATATTCACAAGAATGTAAG acaaaaaatgcaaagatttTGGGATTTTGCTGGACTAGTGCCACAGAGATTGTCTTCATAACCGACCAAGGAATTGAGTTTTATCAG GTGCTTGCTGAAAAGCGGACATTAAAGTTCCTGAAGAGTCAGAGTATCAATGTGAACTGGTACATGTACTGTCCGGAGAGCAGCGTCATACTGCTGTCTACTGCCAATTTATGTAATGTGCTGCAGCCATTCCACTTCAGG AGTGGAACATTGTCAAAGATGGCAAAGTTTGAAATTGAGCTACCAGTATCTTCCATAAAACCAGCAAAGATTTCTGAAAGAGACATTGCAATGGCAACAAT ATACGGGCAGCTTTATGTTCTGTTCTTGAGACATCACGCAAAAGCTTCCAGCAGCCCTGGAGCTGAGGTTGTCCTCTATCACCTTCCACG GGAAGGTTCATGCAAAAAGACGCACATTCTGAAACTGAACAGAACAGGGAAATTTGCACTTAATGTTGTAGACAACCTGGTAGTAGTTCATCACCAGGATACTGAG ACATCTGTGATCTTTGACATTCGCCTGCGAGGAGAGAGTGATGGCACAGTAGTCTTACACCAGCCAGTGCTGCCTGCCCGCTCTATACATCCCTATAATATCCCCTTGACAG GTCCTGCAGCTGTGGCTGGACAGCTCCCAATTCCATGCAAACTCT ATTCTTCTTCCTGGATTGTGTTTCAGCCAGATATTATAATCAGTGCCAgcgaag GTTACCTATGGTATCTCCGTATCAAACTGCAGCCTATTGTGCACATGCTCACAGACAAGGGCCGACTAATGGATTTTTTACTTCAGCGCAAAGACTGTAAAGCTGTAATTTTATCAGTTTGCTCACAGA TGTTATCAGAAAAGGATAGGGCATCACTTCCAGTAATTGCTACAGTGTTCGACAAACTCAACTGTGAATATAAGAAGTACCTGGAGGCCGAGCACAGCTACACAGTG GCAGTTGAGACCAGTCAAGGCAGAAGTAACGCTCTTGTAAAGAGACCTGTGCGGGGACAAGCTGTCATAGACCAGTCTGACATGTACACACATGTATTGTCTGTATTCACTGATCTGAAG gaggCACCACATAAGTTCATCATTGCTGTCCTCATGGAGTATATCCGTTCTCTGAACCAGTTTCAAATCCCTGTACAG cactACTTATATGAACTGGTAATAAAGACATTGGTACAGCACAACCTCTTCTATATGCTCCACCAGTTCCTTCAGTATCATGTGCTCAGTGACTCCAAACCTCTG GCCTGCCTGTTACTGTCTTTAGAAAGTGTCTATCCCCCAGCACACCAGCTCTCCCTCGACATGTTAAAG AGACTTTCCACAGCCAATGATGAGATTGTTGAAGTTTTATTATCTAAACATCAAGTTCTTGCCGCTCTGAGGTTTGTGAGAAGTATTGGCGGACATGACAGCATATCGGCTCGCAAGTTCTTGGATGCTGCAAAGCAGGCATCTGATGACATGCTTTTTTATACAGTCTTCAGATTCTTTGAGCAAAGAAACCAACGTCTTCGAGGAAACCCAAACTTTACTCCAG GAGAACACTGCGAGGAACATGTGACCTTCTTCAGACAGCAGTTTGGTGAACAAGCAATGCTGAAGATTAGCTCTGCTTAg